In the Gymnodinialimonas sp. 202GB13-11 genome, one interval contains:
- a CDS encoding DUF484 family protein has product MSNTEAEAPLFPNEDWRDRALADPELILEDRDLMRALIAANDRQMGGNIVDMRGIAMERLQNRLDRLEDTHRSVIAAAYENLAGTNQVHRSITRLLDAKEFTDFLTMLGTDVAGILRVDRVRLVLESAEATETEAPKVQKLEDVLTVVAPGFVKDYVTGGREVPHRQVTLRQVGGQSERIFGEASRWIHSEACLTLDLGDGRLPGLLVMGAEDPHQFRPSQGTDLLTFFAGVFERLMRGWLD; this is encoded by the coding sequence ATGAGCAATACCGAGGCGGAAGCCCCGCTCTTTCCCAATGAAGATTGGCGTGATCGTGCGCTGGCGGACCCGGAGTTGATTCTGGAAGACCGCGACCTGATGCGCGCCCTGATCGCCGCCAATGACCGCCAGATGGGTGGCAATATCGTCGACATGCGCGGCATCGCCATGGAACGTCTGCAAAACCGCCTCGACCGGCTTGAAGACACGCATCGCTCCGTGATCGCCGCTGCCTATGAAAATCTCGCGGGCACCAACCAAGTCCACCGCTCGATCACACGCCTGCTCGACGCTAAAGAATTCACTGATTTCCTGACCATGCTCGGCACCGATGTCGCAGGAATCCTGCGCGTTGACCGTGTCCGCTTGGTGCTGGAAAGCGCCGAAGCGACGGAGACTGAGGCCCCCAAGGTCCAGAAACTTGAAGATGTATTGACCGTTGTCGCCCCAGGCTTTGTGAAGGACTACGTGACCGGCGGACGTGAAGTGCCCCATCGGCAAGTGACACTGCGCCAAGTCGGCGGCCAATCCGAGCGCATCTTTGGTGAGGCCAGCCGATGGATCCATTCCGAGGCCTGCCTGACGCTCGATCTGGGCGACGGACGCCTACCCGGCCTGCTGGTCATGGGCGCAGAAGACCCGCATCAGTTCCGCCCCTCCCAAGGCACCGACTTGCTGACCTTCTTCGCTGGCGTGTTCGAACGCCTCATGCGCGGCTGGCTGGACTGA
- a CDS encoding tyrosine recombinase XerC, whose amino-acid sequence MSTAITPAVRDLLEQWLTHLRGVRGRAEATLTAYAADVTDFLAFQSTHLGGAPGPGELRALQTRDLRAWMASQRAREVGSRSLARRLSAVKAFYKWWAERDGFDATPVLSMRAPKHTRRLPRPLTETGAKDMINGVAAQDERDWVQARDMAVVTLLYGCGLRISEALGLTADALPLPQVLRITGKGGKQREVPVLPAAQAATTKYARLCPHDLAPGTPLFRAIRGGPLGPRAVAKVMEKTRAQLGLPASATPHAMRHSFATHLLDAGGDLRAIQELLGHASLSTTQAYTAVDTARLMEVYNAAHPKA is encoded by the coding sequence ATGTCGACGGCGATCACACCTGCCGTCCGCGACCTGCTGGAACAATGGCTCACCCACCTGCGCGGCGTACGCGGGCGGGCTGAGGCTACGCTGACGGCCTATGCCGCCGACGTAACCGACTTCCTCGCGTTCCAGTCCACCCATCTCGGCGGCGCCCCCGGGCCCGGCGAGCTTCGCGCTCTGCAAACCCGAGACCTTCGCGCCTGGATGGCCAGCCAACGCGCCCGCGAGGTCGGGTCGCGCTCGCTTGCACGGCGCCTTTCTGCCGTCAAAGCTTTCTACAAATGGTGGGCAGAGCGCGATGGCTTTGACGCCACGCCCGTTCTGTCCATGCGCGCACCCAAACATACCCGACGCCTGCCGCGCCCCCTGACCGAGACCGGCGCGAAAGACATGATCAACGGCGTAGCCGCCCAAGATGAACGCGATTGGGTCCAGGCCCGCGACATGGCCGTCGTGACCCTACTTTACGGCTGCGGCCTGCGGATATCCGAGGCCCTTGGTCTCACCGCCGACGCGCTTCCTTTACCGCAGGTCCTCCGCATCACAGGCAAAGGCGGAAAGCAGCGTGAGGTTCCTGTCCTGCCCGCCGCTCAAGCCGCCACCACCAAATATGCCCGCCTCTGCCCGCACGACCTCGCCCCCGGCACGCCCCTCTTCCGCGCCATACGCGGTGGCCCTCTAGGCCCCCGCGCCGTGGCAAAGGTGATGGAGAAAACCCGCGCTCAACTGGGCTTGCCGGCCTCCGCCACACCCCACGCCATGCGCCACTCCTTTGCGACGCATCTGCTAGATGCTGGAGGCGACCTCCGCGCCATTCAGGAACTGCTCGGCCACGCCTCGCTCAGCACCACACAGGCCTACACCGCCGTGGACACTGCGCGCCTGATGGAGGTCTACAACGCTGCGCACCCCAAAGCCTGA
- a CDS encoding phosphatidylcholine/phosphatidylserine synthase gives MRFRAYSVHLFTAIGASLAMLALIEAAQQDWAMMTIWLTVAFIVDGVDGPLARRYDVTENAPIIDGALLDLIIDFLTYVMIPAYALYGSGLMPGWSGWIVVLLIPFASSLYFADTRMKTADKSFRGFPGCWNMVALAMLVMEPPWWVILALVIALCAAQFLNLKFVHPVRTMRWRFLSLPIAILWVAAIAFAAWTNFAPNPALTLVVMVTSIYLAVAGIAQQVIYDRGYAR, from the coding sequence ATGCGTTTTAGAGCCTATTCCGTTCATCTCTTTACAGCCATTGGCGCGTCCCTTGCGATGCTCGCCCTGATCGAGGCCGCGCAGCAGGATTGGGCAATGATGACCATCTGGCTCACCGTGGCCTTCATCGTCGATGGCGTCGATGGCCCGCTGGCACGCCGCTATGACGTGACCGAGAATGCGCCGATCATCGACGGCGCGCTTCTCGACCTCATCATCGACTTTCTGACTTATGTGATGATCCCGGCCTACGCGCTTTATGGCTCTGGCCTGATGCCGGGCTGGTCGGGCTGGATCGTGGTGCTGCTGATCCCCTTCGCCTCGTCGCTCTACTTCGCCGATACGCGCATGAAAACGGCGGACAAATCGTTCCGCGGCTTCCCCGGCTGCTGGAACATGGTGGCTCTGGCCATGCTGGTGATGGAGCCGCCCTGGTGGGTGATCCTCGCGCTGGTCATTGCCCTTTGCGCAGCACAGTTCCTGAACCTGAAATTCGTACACCCCGTGCGCACGATGCGCTGGCGGTTCCTGTCGCTGCCCATTGCAATTCTTTGGGTCGCGGCCATCGCCTTCGCCGCTTGGACGAATTTCGCGCCCAACCCAGCGCTAACACTGGTTGTGATGGTGACGTCGATCTATCTGGCCGTGGCAGGGATCGCGCAGCAAGTGATCTACGATCGCGGATACGCCCGCTAG